A genomic region of Streptosporangium lutulentum contains the following coding sequences:
- a CDS encoding proline racemase family protein — protein MRTKRVFHAVDSHTEGMPTRVITGGVGVIPGSTMAERRKHFLAEMDHIRTLLMYEPRGHSAMSGAILQPPTRPDADYGVLYIEVSGCLPMCGHGTIGVATVLVETGMVEVVEPVTTIRLDTPAGLVVAEVQVEDGAATAVTITNVPSFNAGLDRTVKVPGIGEVTYDLAYGGNYYAILPMESVGLPFERSHKQQILDAGLAIMQAINEQDEPVHPLDDGFRGCHHVQFTAPGSDARHSRHAMAIHPGWFDRSPCGTGTSARMAQLHARGELALDTDFVNESFIGTRFIGRLVEETEVAGLPAVVPTITGRAWVTGTAQYFLDPRDPFPEGFLL, from the coding sequence ATGAGGACGAAAAGGGTCTTTCATGCGGTGGACTCCCACACCGAGGGCATGCCCACCCGTGTGATCACCGGGGGGGTGGGAGTCATCCCGGGCTCGACCATGGCCGAGCGCCGGAAGCACTTCCTGGCCGAAATGGATCACATCCGGACCCTGCTCATGTACGAGCCGCGCGGTCACTCGGCGATGAGCGGGGCCATCCTGCAGCCGCCCACGCGGCCCGACGCCGACTACGGCGTGCTCTACATCGAGGTCTCCGGCTGCCTGCCCATGTGCGGCCACGGCACCATCGGGGTCGCCACCGTCCTGGTGGAGACCGGGATGGTGGAGGTCGTCGAGCCGGTCACCACCATCCGGCTGGACACCCCCGCGGGCCTGGTCGTCGCCGAGGTCCAGGTCGAGGACGGCGCGGCCACGGCCGTGACCATCACCAACGTGCCCTCCTTCAACGCCGGTCTGGACCGCACGGTCAAGGTGCCCGGCATCGGCGAGGTCACCTACGACCTGGCCTACGGCGGCAACTACTACGCGATCCTGCCCATGGAGTCGGTGGGCCTGCCGTTCGAGCGTTCGCACAAGCAGCAGATCCTCGACGCGGGTCTGGCGATCATGCAGGCGATCAACGAGCAGGACGAGCCCGTCCACCCGCTGGACGACGGGTTCCGGGGCTGCCACCACGTGCAGTTCACGGCGCCGGGTTCTGACGCCCGGCACTCTCGGCACGCGATGGCCATCCATCCCGGCTGGTTCGATCGCTCGCCGTGCGGCACCGGCACCAGCGCCAGGATGGCCCAGCTCCACGCCCGGGGCGAGCTCGCGCTGGACACCGACTTCGTGAACGAGTCGTTCATCGGCACCCGGTTCATCGGGCGGCTCGTCGAGGAGACGGAGGTCGCCGGTCTGCCCGCGGTGGTTCCGACCATCACCGGGCGGGCCTGGGTCACCGGTACCGCCCAGTACTTCCTCGACCCTCGTGACCCCTTCCCCGAGGGCTTCCTGCTCTGA
- a CDS encoding branched-chain amino acid ABC transporter permease — MTQLIWNGLFVGSFYALVALGYSMVYGIIKLLNFAHGDLYMLGAFVGFAILGAVGGVSPSMALPLLLVVLLATMVVTGLAGVALERIAYRPLRRAPRLSLLITAVGASFALEYGMRAVAGADPQVYPVRLGGTSMEFLGARLTLQQLVLMGVAVVLMIALNLLVTRTREGRAMRAIALDPRTSALMGINVNSVISRTFFVGSALAGAAGVMAGAYYGKIDFMMGFLIGLKAFTAAVIGGIGNIPGTMLGGLLLGLLESFGTYWLGGEWRDVFAFGVLILFLTVRPTGLLGERVTERV; from the coding sequence GTGACCCAGCTCATCTGGAACGGCCTGTTCGTCGGCTCGTTCTACGCCCTGGTGGCCCTCGGCTACAGCATGGTCTACGGGATCATCAAGCTGCTCAACTTCGCCCACGGCGACCTGTACATGCTCGGCGCCTTCGTCGGTTTCGCCATCCTCGGAGCGGTCGGCGGCGTCTCCCCGTCCATGGCCCTGCCGCTGCTGCTCGTGGTGCTCCTGGCGACCATGGTGGTCACCGGCCTGGCCGGGGTGGCGCTGGAGCGGATCGCCTACCGGCCGCTGCGCCGCGCCCCCCGGCTCTCCCTGCTGATCACCGCCGTCGGCGCGTCCTTCGCCCTGGAGTACGGCATGCGCGCCGTGGCCGGCGCCGACCCGCAGGTCTACCCGGTCCGGCTCGGCGGCACCTCGATGGAGTTCCTCGGCGCCCGGCTGACCCTCCAGCAGCTCGTCCTCATGGGCGTGGCCGTCGTCCTCATGATCGCTCTCAACCTGCTGGTCACCCGGACCCGGGAGGGCCGGGCGATGCGGGCCATCGCGCTGGACCCGCGCACCAGCGCGCTGATGGGCATCAACGTGAACTCGGTGATCTCCCGGACCTTCTTCGTCGGCTCGGCCCTGGCCGGGGCCGCGGGGGTGATGGCCGGGGCCTACTACGGGAAGATCGACTTTATGATGGGCTTCCTGATCGGGCTCAAGGCCTTCACCGCCGCGGTCATCGGCGGGATCGGCAACATCCCCGGCACGATGCTCGGCGGGCTGCTGCTCGGGCTGCTGGAGTCGTTCGGCACGTACTGGCTGGGCGGCGAGTGGCGCGACGTGTTCGCCTTCGGGGTGCTGATCCTGTTCTTGACCGTGCGGCCCACGGGCCTGCTCGGCGAGCGCGTCACGGAACGCGTATGA
- a CDS encoding branched-chain amino acid ABC transporter substrate-binding protein has product MRAIPLKSFASLAALGLLVTGCGQGLLGGGDSGDQAAKQDGPIVLGMLIPQSGSEAAIGPYMSNAAQLAVDEINAKGGVLGRQLQLKTADDACDAQSAAAGANKLVTEGVNVSVGGYCSGATLPTLPIFAKANIPMIIPAANSQELVDQKLKNVFLINGTGSQQATTAEKWITKQGAKSVALMHDNTSYSKDIAVRTQALLDPPGGADAVITEAVTPKESDYSANITNVLDKKPDFVYWTGYFQEGGLIARQLRQAGYKGSIMVGDGSVSPKLMEIAGAEAAEGVYATMTQTPDTLEGAEGWIEAYKKKYNAEPGPYSNQAYDAVRLAAEAITKAGGTDGAKVVSALEAIDGFSMFSGPLKFTPEHTLASGGFQILVVKGDKFILQDALK; this is encoded by the coding sequence ATGCGTGCCATCCCCTTGAAGTCCTTCGCCTCCCTGGCCGCTCTCGGTCTCCTGGTCACCGGATGTGGCCAGGGCCTGCTCGGCGGCGGCGACAGCGGCGACCAGGCCGCGAAGCAGGACGGTCCGATCGTCCTCGGCATGCTCATCCCGCAGTCTGGCAGCGAGGCGGCCATCGGTCCCTACATGAGCAACGCGGCGCAGCTCGCGGTCGACGAGATCAACGCCAAGGGCGGGGTGCTCGGCCGCCAGCTGCAGCTGAAGACCGCCGACGACGCCTGCGACGCCCAGTCCGCGGCCGCCGGAGCGAACAAGCTGGTCACCGAGGGGGTGAACGTCTCCGTGGGCGGTTACTGCTCGGGCGCGACGTTGCCGACCCTGCCGATCTTCGCCAAGGCGAACATCCCGATGATCATTCCGGCCGCCAACTCCCAGGAACTGGTCGACCAGAAGCTCAAGAACGTCTTCCTGATCAACGGCACGGGCTCCCAGCAGGCCACGACCGCGGAGAAGTGGATCACCAAGCAGGGCGCCAAGAGCGTCGCGCTGATGCACGACAACACCAGCTACTCCAAGGACATCGCGGTCCGCACCCAGGCCCTGCTCGACCCGCCCGGCGGTGCCGACGCCGTGATCACCGAGGCGGTCACGCCCAAGGAGAGCGACTACAGCGCCAACATCACCAACGTGCTCGACAAGAAACCCGACTTCGTCTACTGGACCGGCTACTTCCAGGAGGGCGGCCTGATCGCACGCCAGCTCCGCCAGGCCGGCTACAAGGGCTCGATCATGGTCGGGGACGGTTCGGTCTCTCCCAAGCTGATGGAGATCGCCGGCGCCGAGGCCGCCGAGGGCGTCTACGCCACGATGACCCAGACCCCCGACACGCTTGAGGGCGCGGAGGGCTGGATCGAGGCCTACAAGAAGAAGTACAACGCCGAGCCGGGCCCCTACTCCAACCAGGCCTACGACGCGGTGCGGCTGGCCGCCGAGGCGATCACCAAGGCGGGCGGCACCGACGGCGCCAAGGTCGTCTCCGCGCTCGAGGCGATCGACGGGTTCTCGATGTTCTCCGGGCCCCTGAAGTTCACCCCCGAGCACACCCTGGCCAGCGGCGGCTTCCAGATCCTCGTCGTCAAGGGCGACAAGTTCATCCTGCAGGACGCCCTCAAATGA
- a CDS encoding branched-chain amino acid ABC transporter permease, protein MSTTKVRRLGTDKPPTRVSRMMQNKWAGVAGLLIALLAPFVNATPYALSVMTSAAIFVMLAAGLNIVVGYCGLLDLGYVAFFAVGAYTSGVLSTRFDLPLLVTVPAVIVVTVIAGIVIGAPTLRLRSDYLAIVTLGFGEIIRITANNLDVTGGPSGIYGIPHLVGSPVIFYYVTVVVVSLAVLGAARLGRSRLGRAWRFVREDEDAAEAMGVHTYRVKLAAYIAGAVWGGLAGVLFASQLSAISPGSFTFLQSALVLMAVVLGGMGSMPGVVIGAVVISILPEILRGLADYRFLLFGILLIIVMLLRPQGLWPARSKEVS, encoded by the coding sequence ATGAGTACGACCAAGGTCCGGCGCCTCGGCACGGACAAGCCCCCGACGCGCGTGTCGCGGATGATGCAGAACAAGTGGGCCGGGGTCGCCGGTCTGCTGATCGCGCTCCTCGCCCCCTTCGTCAACGCCACGCCGTACGCGCTGTCGGTCATGACCAGCGCGGCCATCTTCGTGATGCTCGCCGCCGGGCTGAACATCGTGGTCGGCTACTGCGGCCTGCTCGATCTCGGCTACGTGGCCTTCTTCGCGGTCGGCGCGTACACCAGCGGCGTGCTCTCCACCCGCTTCGACCTGCCGCTGCTGGTCACCGTTCCCGCCGTCATCGTGGTCACGGTCATCGCGGGGATCGTCATCGGCGCGCCCACCCTCCGGCTCCGCAGCGACTACCTCGCCATCGTGACCCTGGGCTTCGGTGAGATCATCCGGATCACCGCCAACAACCTGGACGTCACCGGCGGCCCCTCCGGCATCTACGGCATCCCGCACCTGGTGGGGAGCCCGGTGATCTTCTACTACGTCACCGTGGTCGTCGTCTCGCTGGCGGTCCTCGGCGCGGCCCGCCTGGGCCGCTCCCGGCTCGGCAGGGCCTGGCGCTTCGTCCGCGAGGACGAGGACGCCGCCGAGGCCATGGGCGTGCACACCTACCGCGTCAAGCTCGCCGCCTACATCGCCGGGGCCGTCTGGGGCGGTCTGGCCGGGGTCCTGTTCGCCTCGCAGCTGTCGGCGATCTCCCCGGGAAGTTTCACCTTCCTGCAGTCCGCGCTGGTCCTGATGGCCGTCGTCCTCGGCGGCATGGGCTCGATGCCCGGCGTCGTCATCGGCGCCGTCGTGATCAGCATCCTGCCGGAGATCCTCCGGGGCCTCGCCGACTACCGTTTCCTGTTGTTCGGCATCCTTCTCATCATCGTCATGCTCCTGCGACCGCAGGGGCTCTGGCCCGCCCGTTCCAAGGAGGTCTCGTGA
- a CDS encoding ABC transporter ATP-binding protein gives MSLLSVEDLRLSFGGLVAIDGLSFSVDEAEIVSVIGPNGAGKTSAFNCVTGFYRPTSGRITLRGKDLPGLRPSAVASLGVARTFQNLRLFGELSVLDNVRAGSHLWLRQSVFDALLHTPRYRRSEKECTEQAHHWLDFVGLRGDRYGAARNLPYGEQRRTEIARALARRPDLLLLDEPAAGLNHGEKEEMLELIRRIQGLGVAIVLIEHDMGLVMEVSERVVVLNFGKEIADGRPEDVRRNPAVIEAYLGSDAHA, from the coding sequence GTGAGCCTGCTGAGCGTGGAGGACCTGCGCCTGTCCTTCGGCGGGCTGGTGGCCATCGACGGGCTCTCGTTCTCGGTGGACGAGGCGGAGATCGTCTCCGTCATCGGGCCCAACGGCGCGGGCAAGACCTCGGCCTTCAACTGCGTCACCGGGTTCTACCGCCCGACCTCGGGCCGGATCACCCTGCGGGGCAAGGACCTTCCCGGCCTGAGGCCGTCGGCCGTCGCGAGCCTCGGCGTCGCGCGGACCTTCCAGAACCTGCGCCTGTTCGGCGAGCTGTCGGTCCTGGACAACGTGCGCGCCGGATCGCACCTGTGGCTGCGGCAGAGCGTCTTCGACGCCCTGCTGCACACCCCCCGCTACCGCCGCTCCGAGAAGGAGTGCACCGAGCAGGCCCACCACTGGCTGGACTTCGTCGGCCTGCGCGGCGACCGCTACGGCGCCGCCCGCAACCTGCCCTACGGCGAGCAACGCCGTACGGAGATCGCCAGGGCGCTCGCCCGCCGTCCCGACCTGCTGCTTCTCGACGAGCCCGCGGCCGGGCTCAACCACGGCGAGAAGGAGGAGATGCTCGAGCTGATCCGGCGCATCCAGGGGCTGGGCGTGGCCATCGTGCTCATCGAGCACGACATGGGCCTGGTCATGGAGGTCTCCGAACGCGTGGTCGTGCTGAACTTCGGCAAGGAGATCGCCGACGGCCGCCCCGAGGACGTCCGCAGGAACCCGGCCGTCATCGAGGCCTACCTCGGGAGCGACGCCCATGCTTGA